Proteins from a genomic interval of Halopseudomonas litoralis:
- a CDS encoding tyrosine-type recombinase/integrase, producing MKATETYSHQPWNKGKLVGQKAPLRLRDIWSIRVRLQIADRPRDLALFELAIDSKLRACDLTKLRVRDIAHGDLVSSRAIVMQQKTQHPVQFEITEQTRVALAEWIQQANLRSEDFLFPSRLHSSDHLSTRQYARIVKVWVAAIGLDPALYGTHTMRRTKASLIYRRTRNLRAIQLLLGHSKLESTVRYLGIEVDDALEMAEQTEV from the coding sequence ATGAAAGCCACTGAAACCTATAGCCATCAACCTTGGAACAAGGGCAAGCTGGTCGGGCAGAAAGCCCCGCTGCGACTCAGAGACATTTGGTCCATCCGGGTAAGGCTTCAAATAGCGGATAGACCTCGAGATCTTGCGTTATTCGAGTTAGCCATCGACAGCAAGCTGCGGGCCTGCGATTTAACCAAGCTTCGTGTGCGGGACATCGCACATGGAGACCTTGTGTCGTCTCGGGCCATTGTGATGCAGCAGAAAACCCAGCACCCGGTGCAATTTGAAATCACTGAACAAACCAGGGTGGCGCTGGCGGAATGGATACAGCAGGCAAACCTACGCAGCGAGGATTTCTTATTTCCTAGCCGGTTGCATAGCTCAGATCATCTTTCCACCAGACAGTACGCGCGGATCGTCAAAGTTTGGGTGGCTGCCATTGGGCTTGATCCGGCCCTGTATGGCACTCACACGATGCGTCGCACCAAAGCTTCTCTGATCTACCGCAGAACGAGGAACCTAAGGGCGATCCAGCTTCTTCTCGGCCACAGCAAGCTTGAAAGCACCGTCAGATACCTGGGAATTGAGGTCGATGACGCTTTGGAAATGGCGGAGCAGACGGAGGTCTGA
- a CDS encoding PIN domain-containing protein, translated as MHLVMLDTCVWLDISSQKSELPMLTAIEHLVEDGVIKILLPDLVRTEYEQNKDRVIEATRKRLANEFRVVKGVIESFGGDGKDVTLETLEDVNHRLPILSEATEGTVKRVLRLFDTALVVAITDKAKIKAAERAIAKKAPFHKQKNSVADAVLIEAFQEYRLEHADEYNSFRFVTHNVNDFSAKDHRLPHEDFAEIFDDQTHFYNATSQAVEDLLDLEELHYEYDWAWEDQTRGLQEILGAMDELVDKVWYNRHMNRTGFYGGHFV; from the coding sequence ATGCATCTGGTAATGCTCGATACATGCGTATGGCTTGATATTTCATCCCAGAAGTCAGAGCTGCCAATGCTCACGGCGATAGAGCATCTAGTTGAGGATGGCGTTATCAAGATCCTGCTGCCCGACTTGGTACGGACCGAGTACGAGCAAAATAAAGACAGGGTGATCGAGGCCACACGCAAACGCCTCGCGAACGAGTTCAGAGTGGTTAAAGGTGTCATTGAGTCGTTTGGCGGCGACGGAAAGGACGTAACGCTTGAGACGTTGGAGGACGTGAATCACCGTCTGCCAATACTTTCAGAAGCCACCGAGGGCACGGTTAAGCGTGTCCTGAGGTTATTCGACACAGCTTTGGTTGTAGCAATAACTGATAAGGCAAAAATTAAAGCAGCTGAGCGCGCAATCGCGAAGAAGGCTCCGTTCCACAAGCAAAAAAACAGTGTTGCCGACGCGGTACTTATTGAGGCGTTCCAAGAGTATCGGCTAGAACACGCAGATGAGTACAACTCCTTTCGGTTCGTCACCCATAATGTCAATGATTTTTCAGCCAAAGACCACCGCTTACCTCACGAAGATTTTGCAGAAATCTTTGATGACCAAACCCATTTCTACAATGCCACAAGCCAGGCCGTAGAGGATCTGCTCGACCTCGAAGAGCTCCACTATGAGTACGACTGGGCTTGGGAGGATCAGACGCGCGGCTTGCAAGAGATCTTGGGGGCAATGGATGAGCTGGTCGATAAAGTTTGGTACAACAGGCATATGAATCGTACCGGGTTTTATGGAGGCCATTTCGTTTAA
- a CDS encoding IS3 family transposase (programmed frameshift), which produces MKKSNSYSPEVRERAVRMVLENLKDYPSEWAAIESIAPKIGCVPQTLHGWIRTDIGHRPGQTTEERERIKALERENRELRKANEILRLASAYFCPGGARPPQQTLNAFVDEYRDRYGVESICRVIQIAPSGYYVHAAKARQPELRSARAKQDELLSDKIQRVWDDNMQCYGVVKVWKQLKREGIDIARCTVQRLMRQLGLQGVRRGHVIRTTIPNENAICPLDRVQRQFHADRPNQLWVSDFTYVSTWQGWLYVAFVVDVFARRIVGWRVSNSMRTDFVLDALEQALHARQPSRMDGLIHHSDRGSQYVSIRYTERLAEAGIEPSVGSKGDSYDNALAETINGLYKAELIYRQSWRSREAVEIATLKWVHWYNHQRLLSSIGYIPPAEAEANFYQQQSGQTMAA; this is translated from the exons ATGAAGAAATCTAATAGCTATTCCCCTGAAGTCCGTGAACGTGCTGTGCGCATGGTTCTGGAGAACCTGAAGGACTACCCCTCCGAATGGGCAGCCATCGAATCCATTGCGCCCAAGATCGGCTGTGTCCCCCAGACGCTGCATGGCTGGATACGCACTGATATTGGCCACCGCCCCGGCCAGACGACCGAGGAACGAGAACGCATCAAGGCTCTGGAACGCGAGAACCGGGAACTGCGCAAAGCGAACGAGATTCTGCGCCTGGCCAGTGCGTATT TTTGCCCAGGCGGAGCTCGACCGCCGCAACAAACCCTGAACGCCTTCGTTGACGAGTACCGTGACCGCTACGGAGTCGAGTCGATCTGTCGGGTAATCCAGATCGCTCCGTCCGGTTATTACGTGCATGCAGCCAAAGCCCGTCAACCCGAACTGCGAAGCGCTCGTGCCAAACAGGACGAGCTGTTGAGCGATAAAATCCAGCGAGTCTGGGATGACAATATGCAGTGCTATGGCGTCGTGAAAGTCTGGAAGCAACTCAAGCGTGAGGGCATTGATATTGCTCGCTGCACGGTACAGCGGCTGATGCGTCAACTGGGCCTGCAGGGCGTTCGTCGCGGTCATGTGATCCGCACCACCATCCCGAATGAGAACGCGATTTGTCCGCTGGATAGGGTCCAACGCCAGTTCCATGCGGATCGACCCAATCAGCTATGGGTGTCCGACTTTACTTATGTTTCAACGTGGCAAGGCTGGCTCTACGTCGCCTTCGTGGTCGATGTATTTGCCCGGCGTATCGTTGGCTGGCGGGTGAGCAACAGCATGCGAACAGACTTCGTTCTGGATGCCCTGGAGCAAGCGCTGCACGCTCGACAGCCGAGCCGCATGGACGGCCTGATACACCATAGCGACAGGGGTAGCCAATACGTCTCCATCCGATACACCGAGCGTCTCGCTGAGGCCGGCATAGAGCCCTCTGTAGGCAGCAAAGGCGATAGCTATGACAACGCTTTGGCTGAAACCATCAACGGGTTATACAAAGCGGAGCTGATCTATCGGCAATCCTGGCGTAGTCGCGAAGCCGTGGAAATCGCCACTTTGAAATGGGTTCACTGGTACAACCACCAGCGGTTGCTGAGCTCGATTGGGTATATACCCCCGGCAGAAGCTGAGGCAAACTTCTACCAGCAACAATCCGGTCAGACCATGGCGGCCTGA
- a CDS encoding UvrD-helicase domain-containing protein produces MCDAELDILAYRRGSVSAPAGCGKTQLITSALLRSEDSKPALVLTHTNAGRAALEQRLKKLGVRGDAARVTTLDSWAIRLVQCFPQRSRLAPAVLRIQGNSANYAAIRQAALGILKAGHTDKIVSATYSRVIVDEYQDCGSLQHEMILALANLLPTVVLGDPLQVIFDFAGPVVDWQKDVVAAFPRLTWKPEPWRWKNADAPEVGDWLLNSVRPSLSRAGGSIDLSKVPKGVEWVRLEGSAAQMNETRLATAKRKFAGTALIIADSRNKGSQWQTARRARATMVEANDMVDFMKFAAAFDPSAQLSLDDAVSYFGNLLSGLSPEKLIARTRSLHAGRARTHASRIEEIALAYLRAPSHRSAADMLDAFYDTNGVFAFRPDIVRLCSKALRAVNGTVTFHAAAMRERERFRHIPRTMRPKSVGSTLLLKGLEADVAIILEPEKMNAKNLYVAMTRGSKQLVICSSSPILKW; encoded by the coding sequence ATGTGTGACGCTGAATTGGACATCCTCGCGTACCGTCGCGGGAGCGTCAGCGCCCCTGCCGGATGTGGCAAGACGCAGCTCATCACCTCTGCGCTCTTACGAAGTGAAGACAGCAAGCCTGCCCTTGTGCTGACACATACCAACGCGGGGAGAGCTGCGCTCGAGCAGCGTTTGAAAAAGCTCGGCGTACGCGGCGACGCCGCTCGAGTGACAACGCTGGATAGCTGGGCCATTCGCTTGGTCCAGTGCTTTCCCCAGCGCTCGCGTCTCGCGCCGGCTGTTCTTCGGATACAAGGAAACAGCGCAAACTATGCGGCAATTCGGCAAGCAGCGTTGGGCATCCTTAAAGCCGGTCACACTGATAAGATCGTCTCAGCGACATACTCGCGGGTCATTGTGGACGAGTACCAAGATTGCGGAAGTTTGCAGCATGAGATGATTCTCGCGCTTGCTAATTTACTGCCTACGGTGGTCCTAGGTGACCCTCTTCAGGTCATCTTTGACTTTGCCGGCCCCGTTGTCGATTGGCAAAAAGATGTGGTTGCTGCTTTCCCCCGTTTGACGTGGAAGCCGGAGCCTTGGCGCTGGAAGAATGCAGATGCACCGGAGGTTGGTGATTGGCTTCTCAACTCCGTTCGTCCATCGTTGAGTCGAGCTGGTGGCTCTATTGACCTTTCCAAGGTTCCAAAAGGGGTGGAGTGGGTTCGCCTTGAAGGGTCGGCTGCCCAGATGAACGAAACACGCCTCGCCACTGCAAAGCGAAAGTTTGCAGGCACAGCTCTCATCATTGCAGACTCGAGAAACAAGGGTAGTCAGTGGCAGACCGCTCGCAGAGCCCGTGCGACAATGGTTGAAGCCAATGACATGGTGGATTTCATGAAGTTTGCTGCAGCGTTTGATCCTTCTGCTCAATTGTCTCTGGACGATGCAGTGAGCTATTTTGGTAACTTACTGTCGGGACTGTCACCAGAAAAGCTAATTGCCCGGACTCGTTCGCTACATGCAGGGAGGGCGCGGACGCACGCCAGTCGTATCGAAGAGATTGCGCTGGCTTATCTGCGAGCCCCCTCTCATCGAAGTGCCGCCGATATGCTGGATGCTTTCTACGATACCAACGGTGTTTTCGCTTTCCGGCCGGACATCGTGCGCTTGTGCTCGAAGGCGCTACGGGCAGTGAACGGGACCGTGACTTTCCACGCTGCGGCGATGCGAGAGCGAGAACGTTTTAGACATATACCTCGTACGATGCGCCCTAAGTCTGTGGGGAGCACCTTGTTGTTGAAAGGGCTTGAGGCGGACGTAGCCATCATTCTCGAACCAGAGAAGATGAATGCAAAAAATCTTTATGTTGCAATGACGCGGGGCAGCAAGCAGCTCGTTATCTGCTCAAGCTCGCCGATACTGAAATGGTAG
- a CDS encoding ATP-dependent nuclease has translation MARIRYVEIQNFRGINRLSWAPCEGINCLIGPGDSGKTSILDAIEVCMSVRRNVEFSDADFFGMDVSKPIIIRVTVGALPDHLMDLDSLGDVLRGFNAASGCVEDEPGDGLEVVLTFQLVVGSDLDPKRALYSRRTESDPYQRQLQWKERAMLAPSRIGNHSSTNLSWSRSSVLARLSEEKLAVGNDLVSAAREARLAFGDKAGANIGDMLDLVTTKAREMGIDVGEKAQALLDAGALSFSDGAITLHSDGGVPLRNLGTGSSRLLLAALHREASSAASCLLVDEVEHGLEPHRVISLLHSLGSKETEAPLQVFMTTHSAVAVRELSGDQIVIVRKADGGQHQMRLVSSENVIQGAARLYPEAFLARTVIVCEGASEVGLLRGIDRYRVSKGKQSAYANATAFVDAGGRSPKHILERAQIFAQWGYRTKAFLDADVVIPQEAREAAEADGVTVCTWGDSLALEEALFRWLPDYGVDDLIKLAIELNSEELVGGALEEVSNKKFDLETALSLVGGDAQYEDEERAFLGKAAKLSTKDSKVGPGRKGWFKSISKMELVGERVIGPWIKDAEPELKQPIFALFRQSDV, from the coding sequence ATGGCAAGAATACGGTATGTCGAAATTCAGAACTTCCGAGGAATCAATCGGCTCAGTTGGGCTCCCTGCGAAGGTATTAATTGCCTCATCGGGCCTGGGGATAGCGGAAAGACTTCAATTCTCGATGCAATTGAAGTCTGCATGTCCGTGCGCCGCAATGTAGAGTTCTCGGACGCCGACTTCTTTGGAATGGATGTTTCCAAGCCGATCATCATAAGGGTGACGGTCGGCGCGCTCCCGGACCATCTGATGGATTTGGATAGTCTCGGTGACGTGCTGCGTGGTTTCAATGCTGCCAGCGGCTGTGTCGAAGACGAGCCTGGTGATGGTCTCGAGGTCGTTCTGACGTTTCAATTGGTAGTCGGAAGCGACCTGGATCCAAAACGAGCCTTGTACTCAAGGCGGACAGAGTCCGATCCCTACCAGCGACAACTTCAATGGAAGGAAAGAGCAATGCTTGCGCCGAGCCGTATTGGTAATCACTCGAGCACCAATCTTTCTTGGAGCAGAAGTTCTGTATTGGCGCGGTTATCGGAAGAAAAGCTTGCTGTTGGCAATGATTTGGTCTCGGCGGCAAGAGAGGCTCGGTTGGCGTTTGGGGATAAGGCTGGAGCCAACATTGGTGACATGCTTGATCTAGTCACGACTAAAGCTAGGGAGATGGGCATTGATGTTGGTGAGAAGGCCCAGGCATTGCTGGATGCGGGGGCGCTTTCCTTTTCAGACGGGGCGATTACGTTGCATTCTGATGGCGGAGTGCCCTTGCGCAACCTTGGTACAGGGTCTAGTCGCCTGTTACTGGCAGCTCTTCACCGGGAAGCTTCATCTGCAGCAAGCTGCTTGCTGGTTGATGAGGTCGAGCATGGACTTGAACCGCATCGCGTGATCAGTCTACTGCACTCTCTCGGGTCAAAAGAAACGGAGGCCCCGCTTCAGGTCTTCATGACAACACATTCTGCGGTTGCGGTGAGAGAACTCAGTGGTGACCAGATCGTTATCGTTCGTAAAGCGGACGGCGGGCAGCACCAAATGCGTTTGGTAAGTAGCGAGAACGTAATCCAGGGTGCTGCTCGTCTCTATCCGGAGGCATTCCTTGCACGAACTGTGATTGTCTGCGAAGGAGCTAGCGAGGTTGGGCTCCTTCGAGGTATTGACAGATACCGGGTGTCGAAAGGAAAGCAATCTGCATATGCAAATGCAACTGCGTTTGTCGATGCCGGAGGAAGGAGTCCGAAGCATATCTTAGAGCGTGCGCAAATTTTTGCCCAGTGGGGCTACCGAACCAAAGCGTTCTTGGATGCAGATGTGGTCATACCACAAGAGGCACGAGAGGCGGCTGAAGCTGATGGTGTCACGGTATGTACTTGGGGTGATTCCCTTGCTCTCGAAGAGGCCTTGTTCAGGTGGCTCCCTGACTATGGCGTGGACGATCTCATTAAGCTGGCGATTGAGCTCAACTCAGAGGAGTTGGTTGGCGGTGCTCTGGAAGAGGTCTCAAATAAGAAGTTCGATTTGGAGACTGCGTTAAGCCTCGTCGGCGGAGATGCCCAGTACGAAGACGAAGAGCGGGCCTTCTTGGGCAAGGCTGCTAAACTTTCAACAAAAGATTCCAAAGTTGGACCGGGTCGTAAAGGTTGGTTCAAGTCCATCAGCAAAATGGAGCTGGTGGGAGAAAGAGTGATTGGCCCTTGGATAAAGGACGCCGAGCCAGAGCTAAAACAGCCGATTTTTGCATTATTCAGGCAGTCCGATGTGTGA
- a CDS encoding DMT family transporter, with product MSDTINLSGEVSDKRANGWINGLIGVLIFSGSLPATRVAVMEFDPVFLTVARATIAGLLGLALLLLFREKRPTRGQIIPLSVVAFGVVVGFPLLTAMALQYVTSAHSIVFLGLLPLATAVFGVLRGGERPRLAFWVFSILGSLLVVGFAVSRGLTASPKGDVLMLLAIVACGLGYAEGARLSKVLGGWQVISWALVLSLPTMAALTLYNLPASFRGISVPAWISLAYVSLFSMLIGFVFWYHGLAQGGIAAVGQLQLLQPFFGLALAATLLHESVSIGMLGVTVAVIFCVAGARKFSK from the coding sequence GTGAGCGACACAATCAACTTATCCGGAGAGGTTAGCGACAAGAGAGCCAATGGCTGGATCAACGGACTTATTGGCGTGCTGATCTTCAGCGGTTCGCTGCCGGCTACTCGAGTCGCCGTTATGGAGTTTGATCCGGTATTTCTGACGGTCGCGCGCGCGACCATCGCCGGCCTGCTGGGACTGGCGCTGCTTCTGCTGTTCAGAGAGAAACGCCCGACACGTGGCCAGATTATTCCATTATCCGTAGTTGCGTTTGGGGTGGTTGTTGGATTCCCGTTGCTGACGGCGATGGCATTGCAATACGTAACCTCCGCCCACTCGATTGTCTTCCTCGGCTTGCTGCCTCTTGCCACTGCGGTTTTTGGTGTACTGCGTGGCGGTGAACGCCCACGTTTGGCCTTCTGGGTCTTTTCGATTCTGGGCAGCCTGCTGGTCGTCGGCTTTGCCGTCTCTCGAGGCCTAACTGCCTCGCCCAAGGGCGATGTTCTGATGCTGCTTGCGATAGTAGCTTGCGGGCTAGGGTATGCCGAAGGAGCCAGGCTGTCGAAAGTGCTTGGCGGCTGGCAGGTGATTTCCTGGGCTCTGGTTCTGTCGTTGCCAACCATGGCTGCGTTGACGCTGTACAATTTGCCGGCAAGCTTCAGGGGCATCTCAGTTCCCGCTTGGATCAGTCTCGCATATGTCTCCTTGTTCAGCATGCTGATCGGCTTTGTATTCTGGTATCACGGCCTGGCACAGGGCGGCATTGCGGCGGTTGGGCAGCTGCAGCTGTTGCAGCCGTTCTTCGGCCTCGCGCTAGCCGCGACTCTGCTGCACGAGAGCGTGAGCATCGGGATGCTGGGTGTGACAGTGGCCGTGATTTTTTGCGTCGCTGGGGCGAGGAAGTTCTCGAAGTAG
- a CDS encoding aminotransferase-like domain-containing protein, with the protein MPRFRYKVVVDTLAADIRAGKLPPGAQLPTHRELAKQKGIALVTASRIYAELEKMGLVSGETGRGTFVRETSLPQGHGIDQQDVAAGMIDLNFNYPSLPGQADLLRMALRQLALSGDLESLLRYQPHGGRMHERAAVARHLVDRGLVTEPTRVLLVNGAQHGLTVTLMGLFRPGDIIAADSLTYPGFKVLAKTLHLELVALPSSESGPDLGALERLCTSRPVRAIYTMPTLHNPLGWVMQLSERERLVSIARKHDLMIIEDAAYAYLVETAPPPVTQLAPERTVYVSGFSKSVATGLRVGFVAAPSQLIASLERAIRSTTWNTPGILTAIITAWLDDGTVARLEIEKRRDAQARQAMAAETLSDIRYVSHPSSYFLWLPLAEEARADRITMALMQEQISVSTAEPFAISLHVPHAIRLALGSVDMRALESALQQVASVVGFHS; encoded by the coding sequence ATGCCACGGTTCCGCTACAAAGTCGTTGTCGATACCCTTGCCGCCGACATCCGCGCCGGCAAGCTCCCGCCCGGTGCTCAACTGCCAACCCACCGCGAGCTGGCGAAGCAGAAAGGAATTGCGCTGGTAACAGCCAGCCGCATTTACGCCGAACTCGAAAAAATGGGGCTGGTGAGCGGCGAGACAGGACGCGGCACTTTCGTTCGCGAGACGTCCCTGCCGCAAGGTCACGGCATCGACCAGCAGGATGTCGCCGCCGGGATGATCGATCTCAACTTCAACTACCCCTCCCTCCCCGGGCAGGCCGATCTCCTGCGCATGGCGCTTCGGCAACTAGCTCTGTCAGGTGACCTCGAGTCCCTCCTGCGCTATCAGCCCCATGGCGGCCGGATGCATGAGCGCGCAGCGGTGGCGCGCCACCTGGTGGATCGAGGCCTCGTCACCGAACCGACCCGCGTCCTGCTCGTAAATGGCGCTCAGCATGGCTTGACAGTGACTCTGATGGGGTTGTTCAGGCCGGGGGACATCATCGCTGCAGACTCATTGACCTATCCGGGTTTCAAGGTTCTAGCCAAGACCCTGCACCTTGAGCTTGTCGCACTACCCTCCTCGGAAAGCGGCCCCGACCTCGGCGCTCTGGAACGTCTCTGCACGAGCAGGCCTGTACGTGCGATCTATACGATGCCGACCCTACATAACCCTCTTGGTTGGGTAATGCAGTTGAGCGAGCGAGAGCGCCTGGTATCCATCGCCAGAAAACATGACCTGATGATCATCGAGGATGCAGCCTATGCCTATCTGGTCGAGACCGCCCCGCCGCCTGTCACACAGCTGGCCCCGGAGCGCACGGTGTATGTCTCTGGGTTTTCGAAGAGCGTCGCGACGGGGCTACGGGTTGGCTTCGTCGCGGCTCCATCCCAGCTGATTGCAAGCCTGGAACGGGCGATTCGCTCCACCACCTGGAATACCCCCGGCATCCTCACCGCTATCATCACAGCGTGGCTGGATGACGGCACGGTTGCTAGGTTGGAAATAGAAAAGCGTCGGGATGCGCAGGCACGGCAAGCAATGGCGGCAGAAACGCTCAGTGACATTCGCTACGTGAGCCATCCGTCTTCTTACTTCCTGTGGCTTCCCTTGGCTGAAGAAGCACGCGCCGATCGGATCACGATGGCGCTTATGCAGGAGCAGATATCCGTTTCTACGGCAGAGCCCTTCGCCATTTCGCTACATGTGCCCCACGCGATCCGGCTGGCACTCGGCTCGGTCGACATGCGGGCGTTGGAGTCCGCCCTGCAGCAGGTGGCGTCGGTTGTCGGCTTTCATTCGTGA
- a CDS encoding BPSL0761 family protein — translation MTTPYERKQSLIQAYEFLQELSKDMDIPESTRRQAKALLRHYPTAQDIELEGQLQQRCSEELALVADKHGPLHPILVSRIAFGSML, via the coding sequence ATGACGACACCTTATGAGCGTAAGCAGAGCTTGATACAGGCCTATGAGTTTTTACAGGAGTTGTCCAAGGATATGGACATTCCTGAGTCAACACGACGCCAGGCTAAAGCTCTGTTGAGGCATTATCCCACGGCTCAAGATATAGAACTGGAAGGTCAGCTGCAGCAGCGCTGCAGCGAAGAGCTGGCTTTAGTGGCAGATAAGCATGGGCCATTGCATCCAATTCTGGTCAGCAGGATAGCGTTTGGATCCATGCTTTGA
- a CDS encoding phospholipase D-like domain-containing protein — protein sequence MLLDNKTSGHVGNELKKYFSDEAKLSVLSSLFTLYGFASLKQELKKLQSAKLLLTEWEVPTLQTLIGSEGEVRLLNQLQQKRIAAEFSQWLTDKASVKASLFRQPGQNIFHLDSGDESFAVHGSATFSPTGLGEVRSRFRRTVKPIFMLCRLQTERMRYI from the coding sequence GTGCTACTAGATAACAAAACCAGCGGTCACGTTGGGAACGAGCTAAAAAAATACTTTTCCGATGAGGCCAAGCTGTCCGTTCTGTCCAGCCTGTTCACCCTGTATGGTTTTGCCAGCCTCAAGCAAGAGCTAAAGAAATTACAGTCAGCCAAGCTTCTGCTAACCGAATGGGAAGTACCAACCCTACAGACCCTAATCGGATCTGAAGGCGAGGTGCGATTGCTGAACCAGTTGCAGCAAAAACGCATTGCGGCGGAATTTTCGCAATGGCTGACGGATAAGGCCAGCGTAAAAGCCAGTCTGTTCCGTCAGCCTGGCCAGAATATTTTTCACCTTGATTCAGGTGACGAAAGCTTTGCCGTTCACGGCAGTGCAACGTTTTCGCCAACAGGTCTTGGGGAGGTGCGTTCAAGGTTTAGGAGGACAGTCAAGCCTATATTCATGCTATGCCGCCTACAGACCGAGAGGATGAGATATATCTAG